Proteins encoded by one window of Panicum virgatum strain AP13 chromosome 7N, P.virgatum_v5, whole genome shotgun sequence:
- the LOC120682988 gene encoding ubiquinol oxidase 1b, mitochondrial-like, whose product MSSRMAGAALLRHLGPRLFAAEPVSGLAGRGLVPVAARILPARMSSTAAKEAAAPEQEQQHGGSAEKPTAADGQEKTGIVSYWGIQPPKLVKEDGTEWRWFCFRPWDAYRADTSIDVKKHHEPRALPDKLALPDKLAYWLVKSLVVPKQLFFQRRHASHALLLETVAAVPGMVGGMLLHLRSLRRFEHSGGWIRALLEEAENERMHLMTFLEVAQPKWWERALVLAAQGVYFNAYFVAYLASPKFAHRFVGYLEEEAVHSYSEYLKDLEAGIIENTPAPAIAIDYWRLPADARLKDVVAVVRADEAHHRDVNHFASDIHYQGMKLKDTPAPLGYH is encoded by the exons ATGAGCTCACGAATGGCCGGAGCAGCGCTCCTGCGCCACCTGGGCCCCCGCCTCTTCGCGGCCGAGCCGGTGTCCGGGCTCGCCGGGAGAGGGCTCGTGCCCGTGGCCGCCAGGATTCTCCCCGCGCGGATGTCCAGCACCGCCGCCAAAGAAGCTGCCGCCCcagagcaggagcagcagcacggCGGCAGCGCCGAAAAGCCGACGGCGGCAGATGGGCAGGAGAAGACGGGCATCGTCAGCTACTGGGGCATCCAGCCGCCGAAGCTCGTCAAGGAGGACGGCACAGAGTGGAGGTGGTTCTGCTTCAGG CCATGGGACGCGTACAGGGCGGACACGTCGATCGACGTGAAGAAGCACCACGAGCCGAGGGCGCTGCCGGACAAGCTGGCGCTGCCGGACAAGCTGGCCTACTGGCTGGTCAAGTCGCTGGTCGTGCCCAAGCAGCTCTTCTTCCAGCGCCGGCACGCCAGCCACGCGCTGCTGCTGGAGACGGTGGCGGCCGTGCCGGGCATGGTGGGCGGCATGCTGCTCCACCtgcgctcgctgcgccgcttCGAGCACAGCGGGGGCTGGATCCGGGcgctgctggaggaggccgagaaCGAGCGGATGCACCTCATGACGTTCCTCGAGGTGGCGCAGCCCAAGTGGTGGGAGCGCGCCCTCGTGCTCGCCGCGCAGGGCGTCTACTTCAACGCCTACTTCGTCGCCTACCTCGCGTCGCCCAAGTTCGCGCACCGCTTCGTCGGCTACCtcgaggaggaggccgtgcACTCGTACTCGGAGTACCTCAAGGACCTCGAGGCCGGCATCATCGAGaacacgccggcgccggccatcgCCATCGACTACTGGCGCCTCCCCGCCGATGCCAGGCTCAAGGacgtcgtcgccgtcgtgcGCGCCGACGAGGCGCACCACCGCGACGTCAACCACTTCGCCTCG GACATCCATTACCAGGGGATGAAGCTTAAGGACACGCCTGCGCCGCTCGGCTACCACTGA
- the LOC120682354 gene encoding ubiquinol oxidase 1b, mitochondrial-like, with translation MSSRMAGAALLRHLGPRLFAAEPAVSELAARGGMPAAARILPARMASTAAEAAREDAGAKQHGSSGGGTEKQEEAAGGQSKKAIVSYWGIEPPKLVKADGTEWRWPCFRPWDSYTSDTSIDVKKHHEPTTLPDKAAYLLVKSLRVPMDLFFQRRHASHALLLETVAAVPGMVGGMLLHLRSLRRFEHSGGWIRALLEEAENERMHLMTFLEVTQPRWWERALVLAAQGTFFNAYFVGYLLSPKFAHRVVGYLEEEAVHSYTEYLKDLEAGVIENTPAPAIAIDYWGLPADARLKDVVTVVRADEAHHRDVNHFASDIHYQGMKLKDTPAPLGYH, from the exons ATGAGCTCTCGCATGGCCGGGGCAGCGCTCCTGCGGCACCTGGGCCCGCGCCTGTTCGCGGCCGAGCCGGCCGTGTCCGAGCTCGCCGCGAGGGGCGGCATGCCCGCGGCCGCGAGGATCCTCCCCGCGCGGATGGCCAGCACGGCCGCGGAGGCGGCCAGAGAAGATGCCGGTGCGAAGCAGCACGGCAGCTCAGGCGGCGGCACCGAgaagcaggaggaggcagcCGGCGGGCAGAGCAAGAAGGCCATCGTCAGCTACTGGGGCATCGAGCCGCCGAAGCTCGTCAAGGCGGACGGCACGGAGTGGAGGTGGCCCTGCTTCAGG CCGTGGGACAGCTACACGTCGGACACGTCGATCGACGTGAAGAAGCACCACGAGCCGACGACGCTGCCGGACAAGGCGGCGTACCTGCTGGTCAAGTCGCTGCGGGTGCCCATGGACCTCTTCTTCCAGCGCCGGCACGCCAGCCACGCGCTGCTGCTGGAGACGGTGGCCGCCGTGCCGGGCATGGTGGGCGGCATGCTCCTCCACCtgcgctcgctgcgccgcttCGAGCACAGCGGGGGGTGGATCCGCGcgctgctggaggaggccgagaaCGAGCGGATGCACCTCATGACGTTCCTCGAGGTGACGCAGCCGCGCTGGTGGGAGCGCGCGCTCGTGCTCGCCGCGCAGGGCACCTTCTTCAACGCCTACTTCGTCGGCTACCTCCTCTCCCCCAAGTTCGCGCACCGCGTCGTCGGCTACCtcgaggaggaggccgtgcACTCGTACACCGAGTACCTCAAGGACCTGGAGGCCGGCGTCATCGAGaacacgccggcgccggccatcgCCATCGACTACTGGGGCCTCCCCGCCGACGCCAGGCTCAAGGACGTCGTCACCGTCGTGCGCGCCGACGAGGCGCACCATCGCGACGTCAACCACTTCGCCTCG GACATCCATTACCAGGGGATGAAGCTCAAGGAcacgcccgcgccgctcggGTACCATTAA
- the LOC120682355 gene encoding uncharacterized protein LOC120682355, which produces MDPPAPSPRPPAGEGAQQEDRSRRRPRSALRGALGVAFPIAASFLFSFLVGLAGLALGGLSSTASVSMPSTCRILSTGVDLRSSKVCELGLLNYRAKHVFYPSSKRRFRCQDDYYWASVFQVEYIEYFSGQVSYAVAETPKEALPHNCRPDFGAAWSTTLKFKVNESYSCRYTLGSNKADIHSDKLLNCTAEEPSTREVLKRILTLFSEMYVSENFSSKRMLGYVAAGVLLGMLSSMFITVLFRGCYGLLLAAARWAVRKHSIRVFAGRLKRACLLVAYVSAVGWITLQYSKFIGLKELLSDSELMERFF; this is translated from the exons ATGGATCCGCCAGCACCCTCGCCGCGGCCCCCTGCGGGCGAGGGGGCACAGCAAGAGGaccggagccggcggcggcctaggTCTGCTCTCCGTGGCGCCCTCGGAGTGGCCTTCCCCATCGCGGCCTcgttcctcttctccttcctcgtcgGGCTCGCTGGGCTCGCGCTTGGTGGCCTCTCATCCACTGCATCCGTCTCCATGCCCTCCACCTGCCGCATCCTCTCCACCG GTGTTGACCTTAGGTCATCAAAAGTTTGTGAGCTTGGATTATTGAACTATAGAGCTAAGCATGTCTTTTACCCATCAAGTAAGAGAAGATTCCGCTGCCAGGATGACTACTACTGGGCTTCAGTTTTCCAG GTTGAATACATAGAATATTTTTCTGGCCAAGTATCTTATGCTGTGGCAGAGACCCCGAAAGAGGCTCTTCCTCATAATTGTCGACCTGATTTTGGAGCTGCATGGTCTACAACGTTAAAGTTCAAG gtcaacgaatcgtacagcTGCAGATATACGCTAGGCAGTAACAAGGCTGATATTCACTCGGACAAGCTTTTGAATTGTACTGCTGAGGAACCTTCAACAAGGGAGGTTCTCAAAAGGATACTTACACT GTTTTCAGAGATGTATGTGTCAGAAAATTTCAGTTCAAAACGAATGCTTGGATATGTCGCAGCAGGTGTCTTGCTCGGCATGTTGAGTTCGATGTTCATTACTGTCTTATTTAGAGGCTGCTATGGATTATTGCTTGCTGCTGCTAGGTGGGCCGTGAGGAAGCATAGCATAAGGGTGTTTGCTGGTCGGCTGAAGCGTGCCTGTCTTCTTGTTGCATATGTATCTGCTGTTGGTTGGATTACCTTGCAGTATAGCAAATTTATCGGATTGAAAGAACTTTTGTCGGATTCTGAACTCATGGAGAGGTTCTTTTGA